From Vigna angularis cultivar LongXiaoDou No.4 chromosome 11, ASM1680809v1, whole genome shotgun sequence:
TTCACCCTTATATTATTGTTCTTCCCAAAAAGTAAACGTATATTTAACAACATTAATTACTcataaaacttatatatattaatccTATACTTTATACGTGTGATCTTTATCCAAAAATACTTCGTCATCTTCAATATTTTTCACCCTTTTACATCATTCttccaaaaaaattaaacgCATTTTGAATATGTTAATTTCTTTCAGAAGATGTTTTCTCTCCTAATGTGTTTGGAAGAAATAATTTGTGATCTGTGAATTTAAAATGATCtgtgaaaaaaagttatgttTGTTGAATAAcgaattttaacttttataaatttatgaaagcaaaatttgattatatataattatataaactcAAAATTTACTTAAGAATAAGAGTATGAAGgtttacatatttttgtttcctatatttatatatttttttacatattttctcATCAGTTCAGCTTGAACCAAATTAACAATCTCCCTCAATCCAAGCTTTGTTGACTTGATTTTGGTTAGTCACCCAGTCATAACTTTttcgttattttattttaattcataagtttttaatctttataagtAATAAGTgttagaaaaaaatgatttattttattatggtcgtcaaaattaaaattgttttttttattgagcatggaattaattatttttaagttaacaCAATCTCCATTATTTTTGCcgaacttttatattaaaaaacttatgCTAATCTAATTAGGAATTTTTCAAGCAATGTTAATTAAGAATAAGTCcacaagtaaataaaaaaacagtcatcaacacattaaaaataactttatcaATTAATAGAAAACTTCTCACTAAAATAATTCCTTACAATATCATAACAAATTCTTTTACCAAATTGTAGATggaaaaaacaacataaaaaaattgtaattgttGTAAGAATatgagttatttattttaaaaattaaataacgcAAGGATGAGGATTTGCCGCTTCCGTTTTCTCagcagtttttctttttcttattatctttattcaaaatatttttctccatATAATAGTTCTTTCTGAAAAAAGTAAACGCAATTTTGAATGACATTTACTTACCGAAAATTATCATCATTAATGTTCACTGAAGTCTTCACTAAACACGTAACGTTAATTacttacaaaaaattatattatttattttactaattctgtaatttaaaagaaaaatgtcaaGCAGCTAATAATTTATcggataaaaaattaaataaaagagacTCATTTATCCATAAAAGGAAAGCAATTATTTAAATTGGAAGGTTTGTTACATAGATTTTACacattaaaagaattattattataaccCAAACTCAACAAACTAAACTCACCAACCAAGTAGAAGTCTGACTTAATTAATGAAAAGAGTATTAAACTTCAGTATTTTATGTTCGCATTACGTCAACATTACTACTTCTTAATACGTATTTCCTTAAATGCCACATTGCAAGTTCCATATGATCCTTCTGTCCCTTTGATTTGCCACGTCGCCCAAGGACCACATTTCACAGGTAAATCTTGCCACACCAGATTACACAGAAATATCATCTTACGGCTACCGCCGAAGCGTGCTCTTCACTCTCTAACACACGCGCTTGAGAAAAGACACATAGACACATTAATATCACACTCTCTTACCTTTTATATACTCCAAAGCctggtccaagaccaagcaCCAGTATTCCAGCAAAAcacaaagagagagagaggaagtaGAGAGAGAAAGTGTATTTTAGAGAGAGAAGCAAAAGAGTGTGTGTATTGTGTGTGGAGCTTCTTTCTCACATGGCCTCTATGCCGCTGGGGCCGCAGCAACAGCTTGAACCACCGCAAGTGGCAACTCCGCCGCAACAGCTGCCGCAGGCGGAGAATGACCCTATGCAAGTGGACTCTCGCGACGGCTCTGACGCCGCCTCCAATAAGGTAATTTCCGCTCTCGGCCATTTCCTCAGTGTGCGCAACGGCGCCGTTTATGGTCCTCGGATCGTCATTGATCCGCTGGACATGCCTCCGGACGAACGCAGCTTACTGCGATCTGCTCGTTTCCGGCATTGGTTTTGCTCGTTGGAGGTCGCCGGAATGTTTATAACGTTGCCTTCAAGGAATGGCTTTTACTTTGTTGGCTTATGGAATTGGAAATTTCGTAAGCATGGACATATTGTTCTTGCTATTGTTAATGTTTGGATTTTGCTGCGCTTTCAAGGTTGAGCTGAGATCTTAGTgttgaaaaattgaagtttgagGAGCTTTCGGTTTGGTGGTCCAGAAAAGAGAAACGGAATGGAGTGAAGTGAAAATGTGGAATCCTGTTCTTTAATAATTTGCgctttttatttcttcaaacaagagagagagagagagagagagagagagagagagagagagagagaggcggagagagagagagagagagagagagagagagagagagagagtctGACTAGGCACTTACCCGAACGTCAAGTTGGTTTACCTGAGTTTGTCATCCGACTCCTTGGTTTTTTTCACTTGCAGAGTTTTTTTTTCAGACACTTAATGGGTTTGAATATATCACAATTTACCTcccaatttattttttcatatttttcctaATACAATCAAggttttaaattattgattttcctgtatttctttattattgCAGTCAATGTGGCCACATTTTCGATTACAATCACTCCAGAAACCTTGAAGTTGCCGTTTAAAACCTTGAGGCTATTGatgttatatttttgttcaaaaaGGCCAGATTGCTTTCACTTAATCCATAATTTCCCGTGAAATTAAAATGGCTTTAGCAATATCATGGATTCTTTTAAAGTTGATTCTATATTACTTCCTGTATAGTTTTTCTATTAGATGTTGGGTTCCTTACTTAACATGGGGTTTCCTTGAGTTGCTGGTGGATTGTTGATCAAACGATTTATGTTTGCTTCAGGAAATAAGTGTTCTTAGATTCTCTCTCTGTCTTGTCTCATAAATTATATCAATGCATTTTGGCATTTGATGCTTTCTTGTGGACCTTGGTAACCTGATTGAACTTTGCCTGTGCACATACCTTATTACCTTTGAGCTCTTTACACTTTGCCTATCTTCAACTTCGCCCATTTGATTGGTGACTATCTATCCCTATCTATGTTTTTCTAGTATCATATAAAACTTTTAATCAACCACCATTCGTGTAGGTGTCCAAACCAGAGTATTGTCTGCTAAATTGCTGTTTatgtaaaatgtaaatatgtatatatgtcCACTGATGACTTTGTTGAGTCGGGCATAGATTGACTATAGTATGTCCGACCAACTTATACTTGTCTGTCCGTAGTCATATGAGGTTGGCATGTTAAATAACTGTTTTTAACCTAATTATTGGTGATAATTGCTATTAAgacaattacattaaataacTCCACAAGCAATTACGGATATTGTGTGAAGAAGAGTCTTCTATTCTATTTCTGTATTAAGAAATCTGATTTAccacattaaatattttgtttactgGTGTAAATTGCAGGAAATGTCTGCTCCCGTCGCAGAGGGTAATGAGGCACATGGACTCACTGGTCACATAATATCAACCACAATTGGTGGCAAAAATGGTGAACCTAAACGAGTGCGGACATTCTAACCTTTTCATCTTccagatttaatttttaagaatttcGTTTGTACTGAATATAAACTTGGTAAACCTTTCCAATAAGGATCCATCCAAAATTATAATACCTTTTGTTAGCTAGAAGTTGGCATATTTCCTCCACGtgcatattaatttgttttgttttttaaatttaaattttatctccCCCTTCTATGAATGATTGTCTTTGGTTCTCATTCTTGGCCTTTAAAGGTACAGTTTTGAATAATTTGgagtattttatatatatatatatatatatatatatatatatatatatatatatatatatatatatatatatatatatatatatatatatatatatatatatatatcatggttaaataaaattgaatgctTAAGATTTACAATAACTTGCATGGGTTtccatttcttttattcttcatAATTTTGAGCTCTAATGGCACTTGCAGACTATCAGTTACATGGCCGAACGTGTTGTTGGCACTGGATCATTTGGAATTGTTTTCCAGGTAAGGATAAGTAAAGGAATATTAACCTTGAGGTGATTATGTTCCTTCTTTGATTTTCACGTTGTTAAGTAATCTCATATTGCTTCACACTCTTGGGGACCTTAAACAAAGGCAAAGTGCTTGGAGACCGGAGAGGCAGTGGCCATAAAGAAGGTCTTGCAGGACAGGCGATACAAAAATCGGGAACTGCAGTTAATGCGCATGATGGATCACCCAAATGTAGTTTCCCTGAGGCACTGTTTCTTCTCTACAACAAGTCGAGATGAACTTTTTCTGAACTTGGTGATGGAATATGTCCCTGAGACGATCTTCCGTGTTATAAAGCACTACAGTAGTATAAACCAGAGAATTCCCCTGATCTATGTGAAATTATATACATATCAagtatgaaatttttttctttttgcagcTTGGTTTCATATGTTCTTGTTCCTTgctttttctttgaaattttgtaATGTTTTGAGTGGGAATGTGATGTTTAGATCTTTAGGGGACTGGCATATATCCACACCGTACCAGGAGTCTGCCACAGGGATGTAAAGCCTCAAAACCTTTTGGTAAGTTGTTCATTTACTATTTTTCCTTAATGATTTCATTCGTTTACTCTGAATCCAATGTCCATTTGTTCTGTAGGTGGATCCAGTCACACATCAAGTCAAGCTTTGCGATTTTGGGAGTGCAAAAGTTCTGGTATGTTGGTATTCTTCCTGTgcattttcattaatttaaagaTTTAGGCTACCAAGTCAATGCTGGATGTGGAATGTTGGTGCAATACCGTACGTACCTGGATCATACAATTCAAAAAGCTCTTTTAGGATTTGTTCACAAGTGGtgcagttttaattttttatgttataattgACATTTACATAAATGTCCACTAACCACTTGTGTTGCTATTAAACTGGATCCCAACtcattaatttttcaataaatagaAGAAAGGGCATTGGTTGGCATCACATAATTTGATTACAGATATTTGGTCATACAAATTAAGGTATGATCTTAATAATGTATTTCTTGTCAGGTGAAGGGTGAATCAAACATCTCATACATATGTTCACGGTACTATCGTGCCCCAGAACTAATATTTGGTGCGACAGAGTACACAACATCTATTGATATCTGGTCAGCTGGTTGTGTCCTTGCTGAACTTCTCCTGGGCCAGGTTGTTAAAATTTTAGGCATCTCGTACATAACAAGTTTTTTTAGTTAACTGATAATGTtatcttgatttctctaactttcaaaatatttcttttagccTTTGTTCCCGGGAGAAAATCAGGTCGACCAACTTGTTGAAATTATCAAGGTGATGCGTTGTCTATACTGATGTTACCCTGAATTGTATGAATCAAGCTACAGAGATAACTATGGACGTGTTTTCTTGTAGGTTCTTGGCACTCCTACTCGAGAAGAAATTCGATGCATGAACCCTAACTATACAGATTTCAGATTCCCCCATATCAAAGCTCATCCTTGGCACAAGGTAATTGCGGTCCTTGTTACCTCTTCTGTTTATAATAACAACAGATTTTATGACAGCTTTTTATTTGGGGAACGTGCATTGACTCTTTTGGTGCAATCCATTGTTCAGGTTTTTCACAAGCGAATGCCTCCTGAAGCAATTGACCTTGCATCAAGGCTTCTCCAATATTCACCAAAACTTCGTTACAGCGCAGTAAGTAGGGAAAAACCTTATACCTCCTCCTCCATTGCCATCCTTTCAAGGCACATTTACCACAAAATCATATTAGCATATTGAAAGTCAAAACATCCAACTTTGATATGAAAACTATTTACACCAATATAGAAGTTCCTTTTGTTTGGCATGTTGTTAATTGGTACGATTGCAGTCAATTTCTGCGATTGAAGTACTTTTGTGGCATGTTTCACAATATCATACGCATTATTCATACATTTtgaagaaatatttataaaagtagCATAGTTTTGACTGGTGGCTTCTATTTTAAAGGTGGAAGCATTGGCACATCCTTTCTTTGACGAGCTTCGCGAGCCCAATGCTCGGCTACCAAATGGTCGTTCACTGCCTCCACTTTTTAACTTCAAACAGGAAGTATGTATCTAATTGGTTTCTTTTGCATGGTCTGCACCAATGATCAATACATGTTAATAATTTTGTGATGAACACTGAATGCAGTTAGATGGAGCTCCTCCTGAACTGCTTCCTAAGCTCATCCCGGAGCATGCCAGACGGCAAATCGGTCTTGGCTTGCCGGACACCCAAACTCAAATGTAAAGAGATAGTGAAACATAGAGTCAACCGTTGTAGTGATTAGCGTGAAATACATCAATAGAACAGGGGTCAGTTCCAAAATATGCAAAGTTTTAATCCCgttgtgaatatatatatatatgtatgtatatatatatatgtatgtatatatatatatatgtatgtatatatatatatgtatatatatatatgtatatatatatatatgtatatatatatatatgtatatatatatatatatatatatgtatatatatacatatatatgtatatatatacacatacatgtACTGGATACTCAATGTAACCCCCGACATGGTTATCATGTCTAATGTCTAATGTCTAATATTTCATTCTAGTTTAACCATCCTTCTTCCTTCCATCTCTACAGTTTTTTTTCCTCCATATATTAGAAAGTTAGTAGTTCCAAATTATAGTGcgaatctaaaataacaaaaaaccaaaacaaaaaagacTGTTCATTATAACTATTCATTCGTTTTCTCTTCTGTTTCActtttaacttcatttttttatttgtttattacatttttaattttctttttaaatattgtactgttttctctttgaaaaatatttgacattggtaccattgaaaaatatatagtgCATATTAAATGTGTCCTAATAATAAAACAATCAG
This genomic window contains:
- the LOC108334343 gene encoding shaggy-related protein kinase eta, coding for MASMPLGPQQQLEPPQVATPPQQLPQAENDPMQVDSRDGSDAASNKEMSAPVAEGNEAHGLTGHIISTTIGGKNGEPKRTISYMAERVVGTGSFGIVFQAKCLETGEAVAIKKVLQDRRYKNRELQLMRMMDHPNVVSLRHCFFSTTSRDELFLNLVMEYVPETIFRVIKHYSSINQRIPLIYVKLYTYQIFRGLAYIHTVPGVCHRDVKPQNLLVDPVTHQVKLCDFGSAKVLVKGESNISYICSRYYRAPELIFGATEYTTSIDIWSAGCVLAELLLGQPLFPGENQVDQLVEIIKVLGTPTREEIRCMNPNYTDFRFPHIKAHPWHKVFHKRMPPEAIDLASRLLQYSPKLRYSAVEALAHPFFDELREPNARLPNGRSLPPLFNFKQELDGAPPELLPKLIPEHARRQIGLGLPDTQTQM